In Alosa sapidissima isolate fAloSap1 chromosome 5, fAloSap1.pri, whole genome shotgun sequence, the genomic stretch tccttccctctctccttccttccctctctcccttccctctctccatccttccctctctccatccttccctctctccttccttccctctctccttccttccctctctccatccttccctctctccttccttccctctctccttccttccttgtgTTTTCCTTCCAGCCGACTCTAGTGGAGCgcctggtggtggtggacatAAGCCCCGCCCAGTCTGGGTCAGTCACAAATTTCCCCATCTACATCCAGGCGATGAAGGACGTGAGCGTGCCCAGAGATGTGCCCCGCTCCACGGCACGCAGGCTGGCGGAGGACCAGCTCCGCAAGCATGTCAAAGTGAGTCCATCAAGCAAAAGGCAGTTGTCCAGTATTATATAATTTGTTGTGTGGCGCCATACATTCAGTTTAAGGAGGCTACAGCGTGCAGTATTTTCACCATTTTTTTaaggtgtttttgattttgaAGATAATGAAGTTTTTGTGCCATATTCAAATTCCTTTTTGATGGTATATGAGCATAGTGAAGGACTGATAACCACATCTGCCATTATCGCTACCTGCCTCAGCCTATCATTATGTGGGTCGAACTTCCCGCTTAAATGAAAAGGTTATGGCTAGGCTAGCTTTCATCACTGACACTCGTGATACATTTGGAGTTTGCAAGGCCAGTCCTCTGGTTTTGGCTAGTTAGCTCACTAGTTTTGGACAAAAATGTTGTAAAATGTACTGTGCTCTTAACACCCACTGATTTTCATGCTCTTTCCCATGCTGGTTTTCATAGGAGCGCTCACTGCGGCAGTTCCTCCTGACAAACCTGGTTGAGGAGGATGGTCAGTATTCTTGGAGGATCAATTTGGAGGCCATCTCCAATCACCTGGATGACATCATGAATTTCCCAGAATTCAACACCAGCTATGAGGGACCAACCCTCTTCCTTGGTGGGACCAACTCTGCCTATATCAGGTGAAAAGAAAGTGGGACGTGGGAGGCATAATTGGCAGCAGTCATACCACATTCAGCTCTAAGTGGCCACAGGGGCTTGGATTCGATTCCAACCCGTGGTCACTTCCTGATCCTACTCCCAtatctcccactcacttcctgtacaTTTCTACTGTCCAATCACAATTAAAGGCAACAAGCCCCAAAATAGAAAACAAAGAATTAGTTTATACTATACTGTTTTCATTAGGAAGTTATGCACAAGCAAACAATATTTCCATTCAAAATATAGTGCATTGCACTATAATAAGTATGATTTTACTCCTGTTATAATCCTTGGTGTATAATGCGATGGGGAAAGTAGGGGTTCGGCCCCTTCAGTTGAAAACTGCGCAGTGAGCAAATACAATGGGGAACACTGCACAACACAAAGCACATCACAGAACTGGCAGGCAGCCGAATCCACTTTTGCACAGTCCTGTTCACAATGCAATGGCAGAGCTAAACTTTTACCTATTGACACCGGCACTACAGTAAATGACATTGTAACACATTACACCAGGATAATTAGTCATATCTGGCTTTTGTACTGTCCTGTGATGATATTAGTTTTAAAACCTGTCTGTTCTCATTAGTGTCATCGCTGCTGTTTTGTATGTTCCAATCTGAGCAGCAGTGCTAGATTCATACGAGAATGTTCGCCATCAGTCTTTTTTCTTAAAGACACAGAACTGACCAGAAAATTTGGGACACGTCCAGTTTAACTCCATAAATGAATATGGTGATACAGTTTAAATCTCACGTCATATAGCTCATTGTGCTCAAAATCGTTTGTAATAAGTTTCTCCATCGCTACAATCTCCACTTCTGCTGGTTATAAATTACTCATTACTCGGCTTGTAATTGGACGCTGTCAGCTTTGTTGAGGTTTGTATGTTTATAGTTATTGTGGCGGGTTGTAAATGTTTATAGTTATTGTCATTATTCTGTTAAATTCTATGTAGTCGAATTATAATATTGGTACTCTTTAGGCTATTTAATTTTTACTATaaactgttcattttaatgttCATGTAGTGTTTATTGAT encodes the following:
- the abhd11 gene encoding protein ABHD11 isoform X2 → MTNDLTQLLSQLRIGKCILIGHSMGGKVAMTTALTQPTLVERLVVVDISPAQSGSVTNFPIYIQAMKDVSVPRDVPRSTARRLAEDQLRKHVKERSLRQFLLTNLVEEDGQYSWRINLEAISNHLDDIMNFPEFNTSYEGPTLFLGGTNSAYISSEDYPEIQRLFPCADIQYIPDASHWIHADKPLDFISTVISFLQ